The Leucobacter sp. UCMA 4100 genome window below encodes:
- a CDS encoding ABC transporter permease, translated as MTETTKAPAEPRETGTLQLALREIFGASFTRTVLAIVIGFVVGAVLIIITNEEFLASVGYFFQRPSDALGAAWNAVYTGYSSLFTGSIFNSSADTFGAAIRPFTETLRFAAPLILAGLGIALSFKVGLFNIGGLGQMLVAIAGASWVSFAVPMPTALHMLVAMAVGVLAAMVWGGIVGLLKAATGAHEVIVTIMMNYIALYAVSYAMRAGFLHSPDAGTNPKTPPPLETAQYPALLGDSYRLHLGFIVAVLGVVLYWWLMERSSLGFRLRAVGENPSAAATSGMKVSTLYIITMALSAMFVGFAGVNQVLGGSVGLTASADSGIGFDAITVALLGGGNAIGIFFAGLLFGAMKAGGPAMQIAGVSPEVLVVVQGVIVLFIAAPPLVRAIFRLPKSVENGPIAQKFSRTKKGGE; from the coding sequence ATGACCGAGACAACCAAAGCGCCGGCTGAACCACGTGAGACCGGCACCCTGCAGCTCGCGCTGCGCGAGATTTTCGGGGCGAGTTTCACGCGCACCGTGCTCGCAATCGTTATCGGCTTTGTCGTTGGTGCGGTGCTCATCATCATCACGAACGAAGAGTTTCTTGCCTCTGTGGGCTACTTCTTCCAACGCCCGAGCGACGCGCTCGGGGCCGCTTGGAACGCGGTGTACACCGGCTACAGCTCGCTCTTTACCGGGTCGATCTTCAACTCGAGTGCTGATACGTTTGGGGCCGCGATTCGCCCCTTCACCGAGACCCTGAGGTTTGCCGCGCCGCTCATTCTTGCCGGCCTCGGCATCGCGCTCTCGTTCAAGGTTGGTCTCTTTAACATCGGTGGCCTTGGCCAGATGCTCGTGGCAATCGCGGGAGCATCGTGGGTCTCGTTCGCGGTTCCCATGCCAACCGCGTTGCACATGCTCGTGGCCATGGCGGTCGGTGTTCTCGCAGCGATGGTCTGGGGCGGCATCGTCGGCCTGCTGAAGGCCGCGACGGGCGCGCACGAGGTGATCGTGACGATCATGATGAACTACATCGCCCTCTACGCGGTCTCGTATGCGATGCGGGCGGGCTTCTTGCACTCACCCGACGCGGGCACGAACCCCAAGACTCCGCCGCCGCTCGAAACGGCGCAGTACCCCGCGCTGCTCGGCGACTCGTACCGTCTGCACTTAGGCTTCATCGTCGCGGTGCTGGGCGTCGTGCTGTACTGGTGGCTCATGGAGCGCTCGTCGCTCGGCTTCAGGCTGCGCGCCGTCGGTGAGAACCCGAGCGCAGCGGCAACGTCTGGCATGAAGGTTTCGACGCTCTACATCATCACGATGGCGCTCAGCGCGATGTTCGTCGGCTTTGCCGGCGTCAACCAGGTGCTCGGCGGAAGCGTCGGTCTCACGGCCTCGGCTGACTCAGGCATCGGTTTTGACGCGATCACCGTGGCGCTGCTCGGCGGCGGTAACGCGATCGGGATCTTCTTTGCAGGCTTGCTCTTCGGCGCGATGAAGGCCGGCGGCCCCGCGATGCAGATCGCGGGCGTGAGCCCCGAGGTGCTCGTCGTCGTTCAGGGTGTAATCGTGCTCTTCATCGCGGCTCCACCGCTGGTGCGTGCGATCTTCAGGCTTCCCAAGAGCGTTGAGAACGGGCCGATCGCCCAGAAATTCTCACGCACGAAGAAAGGCGGCGAGTAA
- a CDS encoding ABC transporter ATP-binding protein — MKLEFRGVTKRFGSFTANDKIDLTVEPGEIHSLLGENGAGKSTLMNVLFGLLEPDEGEILLDGEPVAFDGPGDAMAAGIGMVHQHFMLIPVFTVAENVMLGHEPTRGGGLLDLDAARSMVREISARFGFNLDPDAKVEDLPVGAQQRVEIVKALARDVQVLVLDEPTAVLTPQETDELMNIMKQLAQAGASIIFITHKLREVKAVADKITVMRLGKVVGEGSNQDSTSRLAELMVGRSVELTTAKQQANPGEVKLQVSNLTLVSQQGVALLDNVSFDIRAGEVLAVAGVQGNGQTELTETLIGLRHGAKGSVTLDGTEMLGKTVKELIDMGIGYVPEDRSSDGVIGNFTVAENLMLNRSWGEPFVKAGSLQLGYRERFANEAIAEFDIRTQGPNAKVSNLSGGNQQKVIIARELLSDTQLFIASQPTRGVDVGSIEFIHERIIGLRDAGLPVLIVSTELDEVLNLADRIAVMYQGKIVGIVPADTPRTKLGEMMAGASA, encoded by the coding sequence ATGAAACTTGAGTTCAGAGGCGTGACGAAACGCTTTGGGTCGTTCACCGCGAACGACAAGATCGATCTCACCGTCGAACCGGGCGAGATTCACTCGTTGCTCGGCGAGAACGGTGCGGGCAAATCAACGCTCATGAACGTGCTGTTCGGGCTTCTTGAGCCCGACGAGGGAGAGATCCTGCTCGACGGCGAACCGGTTGCGTTCGACGGCCCCGGCGACGCAATGGCCGCGGGCATCGGCATGGTGCACCAGCACTTCATGCTTATTCCCGTCTTCACGGTCGCCGAGAACGTGATGCTCGGTCACGAGCCGACCCGCGGTGGTGGGCTGCTCGACCTTGACGCGGCGCGTTCAATGGTGCGTGAGATCTCGGCTCGCTTCGGCTTCAACCTCGACCCCGACGCCAAGGTTGAAGACCTGCCGGTGGGTGCGCAGCAGCGCGTCGAAATCGTCAAGGCGCTTGCGCGCGACGTGCAGGTGCTCGTGCTCGATGAGCCCACGGCGGTGCTCACCCCGCAAGAGACCGACGAGCTCATGAACATCATGAAGCAGCTCGCTCAGGCGGGCGCCTCAATCATCTTTATTACCCACAAGCTTCGCGAGGTCAAGGCCGTTGCCGACAAGATCACGGTGATGCGCCTCGGCAAGGTCGTGGGTGAGGGCTCGAATCAAGACTCAACGTCGAGGCTTGCTGAGCTCATGGTCGGCCGCTCGGTCGAGCTGACGACCGCAAAGCAGCAGGCAAACCCTGGCGAGGTAAAGCTGCAGGTTTCAAACCTCACGCTCGTGAGTCAGCAGGGCGTCGCCCTGCTCGACAACGTGTCGTTCGACATTCGCGCGGGCGAGGTGCTCGCGGTCGCGGGCGTTCAAGGCAACGGCCAAACCGAGCTCACCGAGACGCTCATCGGGTTGCGCCACGGCGCAAAGGGTTCGGTGACGCTCGACGGCACCGAGATGCTCGGCAAGACGGTGAAAGAGCTCATCGATATGGGCATTGGGTACGTGCCTGAAGACCGCTCGAGCGACGGCGTCATCGGCAACTTCACGGTCGCCGAAAACTTGATGCTCAACCGCAGCTGGGGTGAGCCGTTCGTGAAGGCGGGCTCACTACAGCTCGGCTACCGGGAACGCTTCGCCAACGAGGCCATCGCCGAGTTCGATATTCGCACGCAGGGCCCGAACGCCAAGGTGAGCAACCTCTCTGGCGGTAACCAGCAGAAGGTCATCATCGCGCGCGAACTCCTGAGCGATACGCAGCTGTTCATCGCGTCGCAGCCCACGAGAGGCGTCGACGTCGGCTCAATCGAGTTCATTCACGAGCGCATCATCGGCCTGCGCGACGCGGGCCTGCCGGTGCTCATCGTCTCGACCGAGCTCGATGAAGTACTGAACCTGGCCGACCGCATCGCGGTCATGTACCAGGGCAAGATCGTGGGCATCGTTCCCGCAGACACCCCTCGAACCAAGCTGGGAGAAATGATGGCGGGAGCGTCAGCATGA
- a CDS encoding BMP family lipoprotein: MIATSRKRILATIAATGAAALVLVGCGNAPEAGENGSKEGSDNSDFLACAVSDEGSWNDKSFNQVSMLGLTEAEKGLGIEINDAESKSEEDYTPNLEAMVAKGCDITFAVGFKIVEQINAAATENPDSNFVIIDSEAEGHDNLKGMTWETTQSAFLAGYLSAAYSESKVIGTYGGMNIPAVTDFMVGFANGAKYYEEETGTKVTVLGWDADKQDGDFVGDFENGTAAKSISEGQIEAGADVIMPVAGGLFGATSEAIKESGKDIVMIGVDLDIAKNSPQYADQILTSVEKQINVSIYDVIESAKDGSFSSDGYVGTLENDGTRLSPFYEFEDKIDASIIEKLDELKKKIIAGEVETR; the protein is encoded by the coding sequence GTGATTGCAACCTCACGCAAGCGAATACTTGCCACGATTGCTGCTACGGGAGCCGCTGCTCTCGTTCTCGTCGGCTGCGGTAATGCACCCGAAGCAGGCGAAAACGGCTCGAAAGAGGGGTCAGATAACTCAGACTTCCTCGCCTGCGCCGTTTCTGATGAGGGAAGCTGGAACGACAAGTCGTTCAACCAGGTTTCGATGCTCGGCCTGACCGAGGCCGAAAAGGGCCTTGGCATCGAGATCAATGACGCAGAGTCGAAGTCTGAAGAAGACTACACTCCGAACCTCGAGGCCATGGTCGCCAAGGGCTGCGACATCACCTTTGCGGTTGGCTTCAAGATCGTTGAGCAGATTAACGCTGCCGCGACCGAGAACCCCGACTCGAACTTCGTGATCATTGACTCAGAGGCTGAGGGCCACGACAACCTCAAAGGCATGACCTGGGAGACCACCCAGTCGGCGTTCCTCGCAGGCTACCTCTCAGCTGCCTACAGCGAGTCGAAGGTTATCGGCACCTACGGCGGCATGAACATTCCCGCTGTGACCGACTTCATGGTTGGCTTTGCCAACGGCGCGAAGTACTACGAAGAAGAGACCGGCACCAAGGTGACCGTGCTCGGCTGGGATGCTGACAAGCAGGACGGCGACTTCGTTGGTGACTTTGAGAATGGCACCGCCGCAAAGAGCATCTCAGAGGGCCAGATCGAAGCTGGCGCTGACGTGATCATGCCGGTTGCTGGTGGCCTCTTCGGCGCGACGAGCGAAGCGATCAAGGAGTCGGGCAAAGACATCGTCATGATCGGTGTTGACCTCGACATCGCCAAGAACAGCCCGCAGTACGCTGACCAGATTCTCACCTCGGTTGAGAAGCAGATCAACGTTTCGATCTACGACGTCATCGAGAGCGCGAAAGATGGCAGCTTCTCGAGCGATGGCTACGTAGGCACCCTCGAAAACGACGGTACGCGCCTCAGCCCCTTCTACGAGTTTGAAGACAAGATCGACGCTTCGATCATTGAGAAGCTCGACGAGCTCAAAAAGAAGATTATTGCTGGCGAGGTAGAAACCCGCTAA
- the glpK gene encoding glycerol kinase GlpK: MTEQGSARHVMAIDQGTTSTRVIIFDHEGRIQGAAQREHRQIFQHPGWVGHSATEIWRMTRDLMREALAVSHLKAHEIAALGITNQRETTVVWDKRTGQPVYEAIVWQDTRTQGLIDELTEAHGADFLRSVTGLPLATYFSASKVRWILDNAPGAREKAERGHLLFGTIDTWLVWNLTRGEGAEPVHATDVTNASRTQLCDIRELAWSEKALDLFGVPESMLPEIRPSVGDFGKVVAVDELEGLPIAGILGDQQAATFGQAGFAEGAAKNTYGTGCFLIVNTGEEVVHSDNGLLTTVAYQIAGEKPRYALEGSVAVAGSLQHWLRDNLGLFRDSEEIEGLVTSVPDTGGAVIVPAFSGLFAPRWQPDARGVIVGLTRFVTKAHLVRAASEAIAFQSVEVIEAAAADLGHELTEIRVDGGASVSEFLMQFQADLLGFDVVRPEVLETTALGAAYAAGFSVGVWSTLDEIAENWREEKRFTPAMSGDDRDRRMRIWNRAVERSLAWVDDDVMTGAGGAS, encoded by the coding sequence ATGACAGAGCAGGGCAGCGCACGCCACGTCATGGCGATCGACCAGGGCACGACCTCGACGCGGGTCATTATCTTTGACCACGAGGGGCGTATACAGGGCGCCGCACAGCGGGAGCATCGCCAGATTTTCCAGCACCCGGGCTGGGTGGGCCACAGCGCCACCGAGATCTGGCGCATGACCCGCGACCTCATGCGCGAGGCGCTCGCCGTTTCACACCTCAAGGCGCACGAGATCGCAGCGCTCGGCATCACGAACCAGCGTGAAACGACGGTGGTGTGGGACAAGCGCACGGGGCAACCCGTGTACGAGGCGATCGTGTGGCAAGACACCCGAACGCAAGGCCTCATCGACGAGCTGACCGAGGCCCACGGGGCCGACTTCTTGCGCAGCGTGACGGGCTTGCCCCTCGCGACGTACTTCTCTGCCTCGAAGGTGAGGTGGATCCTCGACAATGCTCCCGGCGCACGCGAGAAAGCCGAGCGCGGGCACCTGCTCTTCGGCACGATCGATACGTGGCTGGTGTGGAACCTCACGCGGGGCGAGGGCGCCGAACCCGTGCACGCGACCGACGTGACGAACGCGAGTCGCACCCAGCTGTGCGACATTCGCGAATTGGCGTGGAGCGAGAAAGCGCTCGACCTCTTCGGTGTTCCCGAGTCGATGCTGCCCGAGATTCGTCCCTCGGTGGGCGACTTTGGAAAGGTCGTCGCGGTCGACGAACTCGAGGGGCTTCCCATTGCGGGCATTCTTGGCGACCAGCAGGCTGCGACCTTCGGGCAGGCGGGCTTCGCCGAGGGCGCCGCAAAGAACACGTACGGAACCGGCTGCTTCTTGATCGTGAACACGGGCGAAGAGGTGGTGCACTCAGACAACGGTCTGCTCACGACGGTTGCCTACCAAATTGCTGGCGAGAAGCCGCGGTACGCCCTCGAAGGTTCGGTGGCAGTGGCGGGCTCGCTGCAGCACTGGCTGCGGGACAATCTGGGCCTGTTTCGCGACTCTGAAGAGATCGAGGGGCTCGTCACGAGCGTTCCTGACACCGGCGGGGCCGTCATCGTGCCGGCTTTCTCGGGGCTTTTCGCGCCGAGGTGGCAGCCCGACGCGAGGGGCGTCATCGTGGGGCTCACCCGCTTTGTCACGAAGGCGCACCTCGTGAGGGCCGCGAGCGAGGCGATCGCGTTTCAGTCGGTCGAGGTGATCGAGGCTGCCGCGGCCGACCTGGGCCACGAACTCACCGAGATTCGAGTCGACGGCGGCGCCTCGGTGAGTGAATTTCTCATGCAGTTCCAGGCAGACCTGCTCGGCTTTGACGTCGTGCGCCCCGAGGTGCTCGAGACGACCGCGCTCGGAGCCGCCTATGCCGCAGGATTCAGCGTTGGCGTGTGGAGCACGCTCGACGAAATTGCCGAGAACTGGCGCGAAGAGAAACGGTTTACCCCGGCGATGTCGGGCGACGACCGCGACCGCAGAATGCGCATCTGGAACAGGGCGGTTGAGCGCTCGCTCGCCTGGGTCGACGATGATGTCATGACGGGTGCCGGCGGGGCCTCGTAA
- a CDS encoding PrpF domain-containing protein — protein sequence MANSDSDGGVAAVFMRGGTSKGLIVHERDLPPAGDERDALLKRLMGTPDPLQVDGMGGAASSTSKVMVVSAAGQDGVIEYAFGQLGIAQPVVDWRGNCGNLSFAVAAFAIDSGLSPVDDGATETTVRLRNTNTGVRIDAEVAVHRARVARDGDTVIAGVPGTAAPITMRYLEPGGAVTGALLPLGSAQTMFTVASPEGELHVRGTLVDATNPYLFVVRDAVPGAHRAPAELRGDETFLAVVERLRAAAAVALGVVSSLEAARTEAPVTPRVVLVGPPKESAEADLETLTISMQQVHRGIPMTAAMALAAARGIAGSIVHDLVGDAPANGVTVIAHPLGTVRVVAEHAERPDGAAHVVSVGVTGTARTLMAGTVYPAP from the coding sequence GTGGCCAACAGCGATAGTGACGGCGGTGTTGCCGCGGTGTTCATGCGCGGGGGCACGAGCAAGGGGCTCATCGTGCACGAGCGCGACCTCCCACCCGCGGGAGACGAACGCGACGCCCTGCTCAAGCGTCTCATGGGCACGCCCGATCCGCTGCAGGTTGACGGCATGGGTGGAGCAGCCTCGAGCACCTCCAAGGTGATGGTGGTGAGCGCCGCGGGGCAAGACGGAGTGATCGAGTACGCCTTCGGGCAGCTGGGCATTGCGCAACCGGTGGTCGACTGGAGGGGCAACTGCGGCAACCTGAGCTTTGCCGTTGCGGCCTTCGCGATCGATTCGGGGCTCAGTCCCGTTGATGATGGCGCGACCGAAACGACCGTGCGGCTGCGCAACACGAATACCGGCGTGCGTATTGATGCCGAGGTGGCGGTGCACCGGGCAAGGGTCGCGCGAGACGGGGACACCGTGATTGCCGGGGTCCCGGGAACCGCGGCTCCCATCACCATGCGCTATCTCGAACCGGGTGGTGCCGTGACCGGCGCCCTGCTGCCGCTCGGCTCGGCGCAAACGATGTTCACGGTCGCGAGCCCAGAGGGTGAACTGCACGTGCGGGGCACGCTCGTTGACGCCACGAACCCGTACCTCTTCGTGGTGCGAGATGCAGTGCCGGGCGCTCATCGCGCGCCCGCAGAGCTGAGGGGCGACGAGACATTTCTTGCCGTCGTCGAGCGGTTGCGGGCGGCAGCGGCGGTCGCGCTCGGGGTGGTTTCATCGCTCGAGGCAGCCCGAACCGAGGCGCCCGTCACGCCGCGCGTCGTGCTCGTTGGCCCGCCCAAAGAGAGTGCAGAGGCTGATCTCGAGACGCTCACGATATCGATGCAGCAGGTGCACCGCGGCATTCCCATGACCGCGGCCATGGCGCTCGCCGCCGCAAGGGGCATCGCCGGAAGCATCGTGCATGACCTCGTGGGCGATGCTCCCGCGAACGGTGTGACCGTCATCGCGCACCCGCTCGGCACCGTGCGTGTTGTCGCCGAGCACGCTGAGCGTCCCGATGGAGCCGCTCACGTCGTTTCGGTCGGCGTTACCGGTACGGCGCGCACGCTCATGGCAGGAACGGTATATCCCGCTCCGTAG
- a CDS encoding exodeoxyribonuclease III: MANFRVASVNVNGIRAAYRKGMGEWLDERGVDVLALQEVRAQDEHVQEFLGNAGWHWLHEPCDIKGRAGVAIASRNPSIAHRVGLGAADAQESIQSSGRWLEADFDVDGTPVTVVSCYMHSGEVDTPKQEAKWAMLDAFGVRLDELAGAEGPSSGLVAVVGDLNVGHRELDIKNWRGNRKKSGFLPRERAYFDRFFGERGAEITGVDDSVGLGHGWVDVGRTFAGEVEGPYTWWSNRGQAFDNDTGWRIDYHVVTPELGAKVAHYVVDRAASYDERWSDHAPVVVDYTI; the protein is encoded by the coding sequence ATGGCCAATTTTCGTGTTGCTTCTGTGAATGTGAACGGCATTCGTGCCGCCTACCGTAAGGGCATGGGCGAATGGCTCGATGAACGCGGCGTCGACGTGCTCGCGCTGCAAGAGGTTCGGGCGCAAGACGAGCACGTTCAAGAGTTTCTCGGCAACGCAGGTTGGCACTGGCTTCACGAGCCCTGCGACATCAAGGGCCGCGCGGGCGTCGCCATCGCGAGCCGCAACCCTTCCATCGCCCACCGCGTGGGCCTTGGCGCAGCCGACGCACAGGAGTCGATCCAGTCATCGGGTCGCTGGCTCGAGGCCGACTTCGACGTCGACGGCACCCCCGTCACGGTCGTGAGCTGCTACATGCACTCGGGCGAGGTCGACACCCCGAAGCAAGAGGCGAAGTGGGCCATGCTCGACGCCTTCGGCGTACGCCTCGACGAACTCGCTGGCGCTGAGGGGCCGAGCTCAGGGCTCGTCGCCGTTGTTGGCGACCTCAACGTGGGGCACCGCGAGCTCGACATTAAGAACTGGCGAGGCAACCGCAAGAAGAGCGGCTTCCTGCCCCGTGAGCGCGCCTACTTCGACCGCTTCTTCGGCGAGCGTGGCGCAGAGATCACGGGCGTCGACGACTCCGTCGGCCTCGGCCACGGCTGGGTCGATGTCGGCCGCACCTTCGCTGGCGAAGTCGAGGGCCCGTACACCTGGTGGTCAAACCGCGGCCAGGCCTTCGACAATGACACCGGCTGGCGCATCGACTACCACGTCGTGACGCCCGAGCTCGGCGCAAAGGTCGCGCACTACGTCGTTGACCGCGCAGCGAGCTACGACGAGCGATGGTCCGATCACGCTCCCGTGGTTGTCGACTACACCATTTAG
- the trpS gene encoding tryptophan--tRNA ligase, protein MSKPILFSGMQPSSDSLHLGNYIGALSQWTQMQEDFDAFFCVVNLHAITVPQDPAELAQRTRATAAQYIAAGIDPQKSTLFVQSHVSAHAELAWVLNTLTGFGEASRMTQFKDKSQRYGADSSSVGLFTYPMLMAADILLYNAEAVPVGEDQRQHVELTRDLAQRFNSCFGDTFVVPRAQIQKETAKIFDLQNPTAKMSKSADTEGGLLKVLDEPKANQKKVMRAVTDDDMTIRFDREAKPGVSNLLTIYQVLGDRTIESLETEFEGRGYGDLKKAVAEVVGDTFTPVKQRTEELLSDPAELDRLLLGAADRANEVAQATLDRVYDAMGILRR, encoded by the coding sequence ATGTCAAAACCCATCCTTTTTTCGGGCATGCAGCCCTCAAGCGACTCGCTCCACCTCGGTAACTACATCGGAGCGCTCAGCCAGTGGACCCAGATGCAAGAAGACTTCGATGCCTTCTTCTGCGTCGTCAACCTGCACGCCATCACGGTGCCACAAGACCCCGCTGAACTCGCCCAACGCACCCGCGCGACGGCCGCGCAGTACATCGCCGCGGGAATCGATCCGCAAAAATCGACGCTCTTCGTGCAGTCACACGTGTCGGCCCACGCCGAACTCGCCTGGGTGCTCAACACCCTCACCGGCTTCGGCGAGGCGAGCCGCATGACCCAGTTCAAAGACAAGTCGCAGCGCTACGGTGCCGACAGCTCATCGGTGGGGCTCTTCACCTACCCCATGCTCATGGCCGCCGACATTCTGCTCTACAACGCTGAGGCCGTGCCCGTGGGCGAAGACCAGCGCCAGCACGTCGAGCTCACCCGCGACCTCGCGCAGCGCTTCAACTCATGCTTCGGCGACACCTTCGTTGTGCCACGCGCACAGATTCAGAAAGAAACCGCGAAGATCTTCGACCTGCAAAACCCGACCGCGAAGATGTCGAAGTCGGCCGACACCGAGGGCGGCCTGCTCAAGGTGCTCGACGAGCCGAAGGCCAACCAGAAGAAGGTCATGCGCGCCGTCACCGACGACGACATGACGATTCGCTTCGACCGCGAAGCAAAGCCCGGCGTCTCGAACCTGCTCACCATTTACCAGGTGCTCGGCGACCGCACGATCGAATCGCTCGAGACCGAGTTCGAAGGCCGCGGCTACGGCGACCTCAAGAAAGCCGTCGCCGAGGTCGTTGGCGACACCTTCACCCCCGTGAAACAGCGCACCGAAGAACTGCTCTCAGACCCGGCCGAACTCGACCGACTGCTGCTCGGCGCCGCCGACCGTGCGAACGAGGTTGCCCAGGCGACCCTCGACCGCGTCTACGACGCCATGGGCATTCTGCGCCGCTAA